ACCCGACCACCGTCGCGGTAACCAGCCCCGGCTTCCGCGTCAGCCTGGACGGTGAGGCTTGCGGTGCGAGCGCCAGGCTCACACTGCAGCCCAATCAGGTACTTGATATCAAGCCCGGCCCCAACGGCCGCTTCGCGTATTTCGGCGCACACGCCGACTGGTCCGTGGCACCCGTGCTCGGCGCCTACGCCACACACCTGCGCTCCGGTGTGGGGCCACATGGGCCGCTGAGCGCCGGCGATCGATTCGAACTGCGCCCCCACGCGCCACTGGCCGAACGCCGCTCACTGCCCCCGCTGGACCACGGTGCACCGGAGCTGCGCGTGCTGCCGGGGCCACAGCTGGATTACTTTCCCGACGAGGCGGTGGCACGGTTCTACAGCCAGACCTGGACTGTCGGGCCGGCCAGTGACCGCATGGCGACCTCGCTGGTCGGCGACGCACTCACCCACCGTGGCAGCCACGACATCCTCTCCGACGGCATCGCGTTTGGCGCTGTCCAGGTGCCCGGCAGCGGTCAGCCCTTTGTGCTCATGGCTGACCGCGGCACCACCGGAGGCTACCCGAAGATCGCCACCGTGATCAGCGTCGACCTGCCGCGGGTCGCGCAGGCCCGGACCGGCGACACGCTGCGCTTCGTCCCGTGCTCCCTGGACGAGGCTGCGCACCTGCGCACAGCGCAGGCCGCCGCACTCGCGGATTGGCTTCGCACACCGGGCGCGCTCGACGGGACGCGCCTGCTCTCTGCAAACCTCATCAGCGGCGTGGTGTCTGCCACCCGGACGCCGTGACAGCGCACGCTCAGACGTAGCTCACGACCTCCACCTCGAGGCCATTGGGCAGTTTGAAGTAGAACCGCCGCCCGGGCTCGTAGTCGGCATGGCTGTGCGGCTCGAGCCCGGCCGCGACTACCCGCGCTTCGACGGTGTCCAGCGCCTCCACCGTCACGCTGACGTGGTTTAACCCACGGGCCGTGTTGTACGAATCCACCGCATCCGCTGCGTCCCCTGCCGGCGTGTACAGCGCGATGTAGCTCGACGGGCCACCCACGTGCATCGAGAAGCCGCTGTAGATCGAGTCGCCCTGCCACCGGACCTGCCAGTCGAACAGCTCACACAGGAGGGATGCCGTGCTCTCGATGTCCGGCACGGTCACGTTCAGGTGTTCGAGTACGGCAGGTTGCATGTCGGTGCTCCTTGAGTCAGTGTGGCGACAGTCTACGATCTAAAGTCAACTTGAGATCAAGCCCCGCATGAAAGAACCGCATCTGGCCATTGGCCAGCTCGCCAAACGCAGCGGCGTCGCGGTCTCCGCGATTCGGTACTACGCCGACGCCGGCCTGCTCCAGGCCCGCCGCAGCACCGGCGGCACGCGCCTGTTCCCGCGCTCCAACCTGCGGCGGCTGGGGTTCATCCGCATCACGCAACAACTGGGCTACAGCCTGGAGACCATCGGGGCTCTGCTGCGCCACCTGCCAGACGAACGCACGCCGACACAGGCTGACTGGCGGCGGCTGGCGCAGCGCATACGGCATGATCTCGACGCCCGCATCGCCACGCTGGAACGCACCCGCGACGCGCTCGACGGCTGCATTGGCTGTGGCTGCCTCTCGCTGAAACGCTGCCACCTCTACAACCCTGACGACCGGGCGGCGAGCGGCGGCGCGGGTCCGCGGTACGTGCTGCCCGATGACGGCTGAAGCGACGCGCCGATACACCGCACGCCGTCGTCATGACGTGCGGGCGCGCACGGTACAGCCTTGAAAAAAGGCGCTACAATGCGCGGTTTGCGCCGTCCGGCGCCTGCTGACGGCACAGCCCGTGCAGTCTGCCGGTAGCGGCGTGTGCGGGTCGACCCGCCGCCCCCTAGCGACACGTTTCAAGTTGAGGACCTCATGAGCACCCTGATTTTTGGCCACAAGTCACCGGACACCGATTCCACCGGGTCGCCGATCGTGTGGAGCTGGTACCTCAACGAAGTCAAGGGGATCGCCGCCGAGCCGCGGCTGCTCGGTGAACCGAACACCGAGGCCGCATTCGTGCTCAAGCGCTGGGGCTTCGAGCAACCCGAGATCATTGACGACATCGACACCGACGCCGACTGCGTCATCGTCGACACCAACAACCCGGCCGAATTGCCGGCCAACATCAACAACGCCAACGTCACGGCGATCATCGACCACCACAAGCTGGTCGGCGGACTCGAAACCCGCGGTCCGATCGACATCACGGTGCGGCCGCTGGCTTGCACCGCAACGATCATGATCGATCTGATGGGCGACGACGCCGCGCGCATGCCCGACCCGATCAAGGGCGCGGCCCTGTCGTGCATCCTCTCCGACACGCTCGCGTTTCGCAGCCCGACCACCACCGACCACGACATCGCCGTCAGCCGACAACTGGCCGACGACCTCGGCGTCGACATCACGGCCTACAGCGACGAGATGTTCGCGGCCAAATCGGACGTCTCGCGCTTCTCGGACGCCGAGCTCCTGCGCATGGACTCGAAGGAATACAGCGTGGGCGGCACCGCGTTCCGCGTCTCCGTGCTCGAGACCACCTCACCCGACACGGTCCTCACGCGCAAGGCGAGCCTGATGCAGAGCATGGCAACGGTCGCGGCCGAGGACGGTGCGGACCAGGTGCTGTTGTTCGTGATCGACATCCTCAAGGAAGAAGCCACCCTGCTGGTGCCCAACGACACCGTCAAGGCGGTGGCCGAGAAATCCTTCAACGCGAGCGTCGACGGCGACACCGTGGTCCTGCCCGGCATCATGAGCCGCAAGAAGCAGATCATCCCGAGCCTGAGCGTCTGAGCCGACGCGCACGCTGAGTGCGCGGCATGGCATCGCACGACTTGTCGGCCTCGCGCACCGCGGCGTGCGTGCTGACGGCGATGTTCATCCTCGGCATCGCCGACAACCTGATCCGCCTGATCGCGGCCGACATCGGCCTGCACCAATTCCACCTCCTGCGCTCGCTGCTGGCCGGCTGCGGTCTGCTTGCGTTCGCACGCTGGCGTGGGCTGCCGCTCGGGTGGCAACGCGGCGCGCCAGTCGTGTGGCGCGGCGTGCTGGTCGGCCTCGCGATGTACCTCTATTTCGCGTCACTCGCCTTCCTGCCGATCGGCACCGTGGTCGCGGGCCTCTTCACCGCACCGGTCTTTGTCGTCCTGATCAGCAGACTCGGGTTCAAGCACCCCCTCCGGCGCCGCCACGTGGTCGCTGTCGCACTCGGCTTCGCCGGCATGGCCTGCATCACGCTGCCTGGCGGTGGTGAGGCCAGTGCCATTCTGACCCTGCCGGTGCTGGCCGGCTTCTTCTACGCCTGCGCCAATGTCATTGCCCGGGAGTACTGCCCTGACGAATCCACCGTGGTGCTCTCGATTGCGGTATTCACCGCGCTCGGCGCCCTTGGGGCCGTGGCGTTGGTGGGGATCGCCGTCCTGTCACCGGCGTTGCCGGCATCGGCGCCAGCGTTCGTGACGCTCGGTTGGCAACCACTGACTCTGCAGGCAGCCGGGCTGACTGCCTTCCATGCCCTGTGTGCCAGTCTTGCAATCGGTCTCCTGACCTTCGCTTACCAGCACGGGCTGCCCACGCGCGTCGCGGTCCTCGAGTACACCCTGCTGGTGTTCGCCTCCGCCTTTGCCTGGTTGTTCTGGCGCGAGTGGCCGAGCGCACTCGCCGTGACGGGCATGGCACTCATCGCCCTGTCGGGTTGGCTGATTTCCCGCCCGGGCCAGACGCCGCAACGCGGTTGAGTCGGGCCGACGCGCTGTGTGCAGCTTCAGGTCGGCGGTGCGGGCCAGGCGGACACCACGTTGTCGACGTGCGCCTCGGTGTCGAGCGCTGATGCCACCAACGACACAGCCGCACGCACCTGGTCGTTACGCGACCGACCGGCGTCGAGCGCCGCCTGCAGCGTGGACCGGGCCGGGTCGGCGACCCCGACACCCTGCGCGATGTCGGCCGCGCTTTGTGCAACCCAGGCAGCCAGTGCCCGGTAGCACGCCGGGCTTGGCAGGCCCCGCGCAGCGCGCTCAAGCAGCACCGGTGCCACACGGACACCGAGCTTGATACTGCTGTCGACGGCGATCTGCGCCAGCGCGTGGCGCAACGCCGGGTTCGCGTAGCGTGTTTTCAATGCACTGCAGTAGGCCACCACCCCGTCGGCCGCAGTCCCCACGAGGGTGTCAACGGCCTCGGCCATCAGGTCGTCGACTGCGGCCTCGACCACCGGGTCGGCGATGGCTTCGTGGACGTACGTGTGTCCTCGCCAGCGGCCAAGGTGCGCCATCAGCGTGTGCGTGCCGTTCAGCAACCGCAGTTTGCGCTGCTCGAACGGCGCCACGTCGTCGACCCACTGCACCCCGACGGCGCCCCAGTCGGGCACCGTGCCAACGGTGCGGCGCTCGATGACCCACTCACTGAAGCGCTCGGTTTCCACCGCCGCCCGACTCGGGCCCGAGGCCTGCGCCTCGCACTCCGCCTCGAGCGCCGGAGTGGTCGCTGGCGTGATGCGGTCCACCATGCTGTCCGGAAACGCCGCGATCGAAGCCAACGGCACCTCGATGCCGGCGAGCGCACAGAAGCGGGCCACAGCCCGCTGCAGTTTCCGCCCGTTGCCGGGCAGGTTGTCACAGCTGAACACGGTGATCGCCGGGGCTCGCTGCGCCACCCGACGCGCCAGCCCGCGTGCGAGGTACCCGACCAGCGTGCGAGGTGACGCGTTCTGCAGGTCGTGCTGCACGTCCGGGTGCTGTGTGTCGAGCTCGCCCTCGGCGTCGAGGGTGTAGCCTTTCTCGGTCACCGTGATGGTGACGCAGGCGGTGTCCACAGCTGCGACGGCGTCGAGCACCGCCTCCGGGGACTCCGGCGCGACCAGCACACCGCGCAACACACCGAGGGTCTCGTAGTGGGCACCACGGTGGTCCTTGATCGCGAGTGTGTAACGCCAGCCCTGCGCGGCGAGCGCATCGCGCACCGACGCCGAGCGCAACGACACCCCGAGAATCGACCACGTTCCGGGCGCGTGGGCGGTGTACCAGGCCTGGTGCGCACGGTGAAAGTTGCCAAGCCCGAGGTGCAGCACCGTGGTCACGCGGCGCGCTCCGCGTCGATTGCCTGCATCACCGGGCCCAGGCAGTAGGCGTCCACCGCCAGGTCCACTGACAGCCGACGTGCCAGCACCTCGGCGTCCGTGCGGCCAAAGTGGCCGCGCGCCACTTGCCCGGCGAGGTGGTTCGCGACGCAACGGCGCCACAGGTCATGCCGTGCCGGGATGGAGAGAAAGGCCCGCGTGTCGTCGTTGAAGCCGGCGAGGTTGCCGTACCCGGCGGTCTCGACGACCTGATCGAAAAACCGCGCGATGCCGTTCGGGCTGTCGTGGAACCACCACGGCGGTCCGAGGCGAAGCGCGGGCCAGTGCCCAGCCATCGGCGCGAGTTCCCGAGCATAGGCTGACTCGTCAAGGCTGAACGCGATCAAGCGCATCGACGGGTCGTTGCCAACCACGTTGAGCAGCGCGTCCAGGCCGCCGACCCAGTCGGCACGGTGCGGAATGTCCGCGCCCATGTCGGGCCCGTAAGCCTCAGCGAGTGCGCGGTTGGTCGAGCGGGTGGCGCCGACGTGCAGCTGCATGACCAGGCCATCGTCGCGCGACATCAGGGCGAGTTCGACCAGCATGTGGCCGTACAGCTCACGCCGCTGTGCAACCGAAGCCTGCCCGGCACGCACCCGACTGAACAGCCGATTCGCCTGTTCCTCGGCCAGCCACTGTGTGTGCAAGTGCGGCACGTCGTGGTCGGTCGCGGTCGCGCCGTGGGCCAGGAAGTGGGCACGCCGCGCCCGCAGCGCATCGCACCAGCTGCGGATGTCGATGATGGCGAGGTCAGTCAGCGATTCGAGGGCAGCGAGGTCGGTATCGAAACGGGGGTGTTCGGGGTTGACCACCGAGTCCGGCCGGAAGGTCGGCACCATGCGCCAGCCCCGTGTCTCGGCGGCGACGCGCGCGTGGGCCGCCAAGTCGTCGAGCGCACCGTCGGTGGTGGCCAGCACGCGCACGTCCATCTGCTCGATCAGGGCCCGCGGTCGCAACGCGGGGGTCTGCAACGCGGCGTCGATCCGGTCGTAGACCGTGTCCGCTGTCTCGTCGTTCAGGGCACCGTCGTAGCCAAATTGTGTTCGCAGTGTGTGACCGATCCAGAGCCCGCTCGGGGTGCCGAGAAAGTGGTGCCAATGACTGGCAAAGCGCCGAAACACGGTGCGCGGGTCACTCTCGGCGCCAGGACCGATGCCGAGTGCACCGAGCGACACACCGTGGCTGTAGAGCAGCCGGAACACGTAGTGATCCGGCGTCACCAGCAGTGCCGCCGGGTCACTGAAGGGGGAATCTCCGGCAAACCAGTGCGGGTCACAGTGCCCGTGAGGCGACACGATGGGCAAGTCGGCCACGGTTTCGTACAACGCGGTCGCGCCGGTGTCGAGCGCCAAGACAGGGGTCGCCATTGCATTATCCTGGTGTTGCCAGAGCGGCAAACGGGCCGCTAGCATAGCAGTTCCCAGATGCACGAATTCAGTGAGGCCCCGATGCAACAGACCTGGCGTTGGTTCGGCCCGGACACCGACCCGGTGCACGTTCAACACATGCTGCAGGCCGGCGTCGAGGCGGTGGTCACCGCGCTCTATGACGTGCCCAACGGCGAGGTGTGGACCGAACCGGCCATCCGCGCCCGTCAGGCGGCACTGCAGCAGCGCACGGACGGTGGCGAGGGCGGGCTCGCCTGGTCGGTGGTCGAGAGCCTGCCGGTGTCGGATGCGATCAAGCGCAAGGCCGCCGACTTCAGCCGACACGCAGCGAACTACCGCACCAGCCTCGAGAACCTGCACGCCTGCGGCATCGACACGGTCTGCTACAACCTCATGCCGGTGCTCGACTGGACCCGCACGTCGCTGCGCAAACGCCTGCCACACGGCGGCACGACGATGGCCTTCGACCTCGTCGAGTTCGCGGTGTTCGACATCCACCTGCTGGCCCGCGAAGGAGCCGCAGACGACTTCGACGACGCCACCGTCGCCGCAGCCGACGCGCGCCTGTCCACGCTCTCCGAAGAGGACAAACAGACCCTGATCAACAACGTCGTCGCCGGCCTGCCGGGTGCCAACGATCAACTCAGCCTCGGCGAGGTGCGTGACATGCTCGCGGCCTGGCAGTGCGTTGACGCCGCAACACTGCGGGCCAACGCCACCGATTTTCTCGCCGAGGTGGTGCCCACCGCCGAGCGGCTCGGCATGCGCCTGTGTTGCCACCCGGACGACCCCCCGTTCGCCCTGCTCGGGCTGCCGCGTATCCTCTCGACCGAAGCAGACTACCGCTGGCTTGTCGACGCCGTGCCGTCGGCCGCCAACGGCATCACCTTCTGCACTGGCTCACTCGGGGTGAGCCCGGGCTTCGACCCGGTGGGTTTTGTCGAACGCCTGGGATCGCACATCCACTTCGTGCACCTGCGCACCACGCGTCGCGACGGCCCGGTCGGTGGCGGCAAGGTCTCGTTCTTCGAGGATGAGCACCTCGCCGGTGACACCGACCTCGTGGCCACCCTCGGCGCCTTGCTGGACGAGGAAGCCCGCCGGCGCGCGGCAGGGCGAGACGATCACACGATCCCGTTCCGCCCGGACCACGGCCACGACCTGCTGGACGACCTCGGCCGCGATGGTATGCCGGGCTACCCACTGATCGGCCGGCTGCGCGGCCTCGCCGAGCTCCGCGGCGCGATGGCCGCGTTCACGCACTCGCGCGCCTCGATCTAAGCAGCCACGGGCTCCGACGCGCCAGCCTGGATCGGCAAGCGAATCGTGAAGGTCGTGCCACGCCCAAGCTCGCTGTCGACGCTGATCTCGCCGCCGTGGTCGGTGACGATACCGTAGACGATGGCCAGCCCGAGACCGGTACCCTGCCCGACCGGTTTGGTCGTGAAGAAGGGTTCAAACAGCTTGTCGAGGTGCGCCTGCTCGATGCCCGTGCCGGTGTCGGCGATGGCGATTGACACGGCATCCCCCTGGTGTTCGGTGGTCACCGTGATCGCGCCCCGCTCCTCGATGGCGTGACTCGCGTTGACGATCAGGTTGAGTACAACCTGGTTCAACTGCCCCGCGTTGCAGTGAACCGCGGGTATGTCCGCGAGCGACGTGATCACCTCGCACTTGTATTTCAGTTCGTTGGCCGCGACCTTCAGCGCCGAGTCGACGCAGGCGTTGACATCAACCCACTCGCGCTCGGTGCTGTCGGCGTGCGAGAAGTTCTTCATGCCCTGGACGATCTCGCGCACGCGCTTGGCGCCCTCGATCGAATCACTCAACAACGAGCGGATATCGTCGTTGACGAAGTCGAAGTCCTCGTCGTCCTCCAGTGTGGCAATGTCGGCGGCCAGCGCGGCGCGCGCGTCGGCGTCGTCGAGCTGCGCCAACTCGGCGTAGCGCGCGATCAGGCCCTGGTAGAGCACAATGTAATCTCGCAGGGTCTCGAGGTTGCTGTTGATGAAGCCGACCGGGTTGTTGATCTCGTGCGCCACACCCGCAGCCAGCTGACCTACCGACGCCATCTTCTCGGACTGCAGCAACTGCGCTTGCGCCGACTTGATCGTCTCGTAAGCGTCTGACAACTCGTCGTTTTTTTCCTGCAATGACAGCGTGCGCCGCGCGACCCGGTCCTCCAGGGTGCGGTTGAGCTCCTCGAGCTCGCGGTCGTACTGGTCGCGCCGTTTGCGCGTCTCGCGCAGGTTGCCGACCATCGCGTTGAACGCCACCGCCACGTCCGCGACCTCGTCACGGCCCCGCACCGGCACGTCGACTTCCAGCTCACCTTCGGAAATCTGCTGCGCGCCGCGGTGCAGCGCCTTGAGCTGGTGCGTCAGATAGGTGCCGAGGAAAAACGAGAACAACGCCACAAGACCCATCTCGGCAAGCGCGATTGACCCCGCCAGCTTGCGCGCCTCGGCCAGAGCCACAGCGATGCTGTCGGTGCTCAGCCCGAGTTGGACCTGGCCGTAGGTCACACCGCCCTCTTCAATGGCGGCAGACTGGTCGAACACGCCGTCGGTGACGCCCTCGAGTGTGGCGTCGCTCTCGAACGGGCGCGTCAGGGCCTCGGCGTCGCCCGCTTCGGCAAACACCGAGCCGTCCGACCCAACCACGCGCGCGTACACCATCCCCGGGTTTTTCAGGGCCTCGAGCGTAAACGCGTCCAAGGAGGCCAGGTCGAAAGACAGCACCGCGTCCTTGGTGGTCGTCGCAAACAACGCAGACGCGGTTTCCGCGCGCTGGATCAGCGCTTGCTCGCTGTCACTTCGCATGAAATTCAGCACGGTGGTGACCAGCAGTGCCAGCAGCACCGCCTCGATCGCGGCCACCCCCAGGATGGTTTTGAGCCTCAACGACACACAGTCACCCCGCTACTCCAGTGATGGACTGGTACGTCAACCGCGGGCACGCGCCACCCGGTGCGGGTTGACGCGTGCGCGCTGTGGACACCTATTGGACGAGATCAGCGAGCAGCTCGATGCCGAGCCCGCGCACGTCGTTCCAATCGGCGTTGACGGCCGTCTGCATGCCCGTGAAATTGATGGACTTGAGCAAGGCCTGACCTTTGGGGTCGCTGTTCATGTCGAGCATCGCCTGCGCGATGTCATCGACCACCGCTTGCGGCACGCGTGGGTGCGCCGCGAAGGCGTGCGGTGTGTAGGTCTTGGTTGTCCACAGCACCTTGAGTTGGTCGCGCACGGCCTGATCGGTGTTGTTGAACGTGCGCATCACACCACCGCCGGCCGGGAACAGGCCCCGGGCAACACCAAGGTACACCGAGTCGTGAGACGACACGTACTGAGGCGTGAAGTCGATCGCTTCCGAGCGCAAGTGGGAACGCGGCAGCACGCTCGCGGCGAAGGCGGCAGGCGACGGAAAGGCCAGCTTCTCGCCCTCGAGCTCCTCGAGCTCGGTGACAGGACTGTCTTTGCGCACGATCATGATGCCCTTGATGCGCTTGTCTTGCTGCCGTGCAAAGGCCTCGTAGCCAGGTGACGCGCTGAACACGGTGTAGTGGTACGGGTTCATGTACGCGAGATCGTATTGCCCCTCTGACAAACGCTGCTCGAATGTCGGAATGTCCTTGGCGGTGGTGAACCGGACATCGTGTCCTGTCTTCTCACTGAGATAGACGACGATCGGCGTCCACAAGCGCGCCAGCTTGCTGGCGGACTGTTGCGGTACAACGCTGAACGTGACGGTCTCGGCCTTGATCACACCTGACAGCGTGAGACACAAGGCAGCAGCAACGAAAGGGGTTTTCTTCACAGGCAATGGCTCCGATGGTTTGACCCGACCCCGGTTGTCGACCGCTCGAGCACGAACTTGAGTGACATCCCAGCCAACCTCTACCCCTGAACCGGTGGCCAACCACGCTCAAGTTTCCGCTGGCGCTGCCGCCTTGTGGGGAGCACGCAGCGCGACCGGAACCCCTGTGTTTCCAGTTGGCAAGCTGCCCACACCGCCACGCAGGGACGCCTGGCCCACTGACGCAAACGGAGGACGTCCCATGCAAACTGCACACGAAATTCACCCTGTCTCAGAGCCACCGACCCGCCCTGTCGTGCTGTGCGTCGACGACGAAGCCAGCATCCTCGCCTCGCTCAAACGCGCGCTGCGCAAGCAGTCGTTCGAGCTGCTGATCGCCAACAGCGGCGAAGAAGCCTTGGCGGTGTTCGAGGAGCGCACAGTCGATCTGGTCATTTCCGACATGCGGATGCCGACCATGACCGGGGCCGAGCTGTTGGCCCGGATCTACAAGCAGTGGCCGGACACCATGCGCATCCTGCTGACCGGCTACGCCGACATGGAGTCCACCGTGTCGGCCATCAACGACGGTCAGATCTTCCGCTACCTCAACAAGCCCTG
This genomic stretch from Pseudomonadota bacterium harbors:
- a CDS encoding biotin-dependent carboxyltransferase family protein; this translates as MSLHIVQAGPLTTLQDLGRTGYLRYGINQAGVMDAVAAAAVWRLLGHAPGETPLIEIPLGGLSVSVDNPTTVAVTSPGFRVSLDGEACGASARLTLQPNQVLDIKPGPNGRFAYFGAHADWSVAPVLGAYATHLRSGVGPHGPLSAGDRFELRPHAPLAERRSLPPLDHGAPELRVLPGPQLDYFPDEAVARFYSQTWTVGPASDRMATSLVGDALTHRGSHDILSDGIAFGAVQVPGSGQPFVLMADRGTTGGYPKIATVISVDLPRVAQARTGDTLRFVPCSLDEAAHLRTAQAAALADWLRTPGALDGTRLLSANLISGVVSATRTP
- a CDS encoding VOC family protein; its protein translation is MQPAVLEHLNVTVPDIESTASLLCELFDWQVRWQGDSIYSGFSMHVGGPSSYIALYTPAGDAADAVDSYNTARGLNHVSVTVEALDTVEARVVAAGLEPHSHADYEPGRRFYFKLPNGLEVEVVSYV
- the soxR gene encoding redox-sensitive transcriptional activator SoxR, with the protein product MKEPHLAIGQLAKRSGVAVSAIRYYADAGLLQARRSTGGTRLFPRSNLRRLGFIRITQQLGYSLETIGALLRHLPDERTPTQADWRRLAQRIRHDLDARIATLERTRDALDGCIGCGCLSLKRCHLYNPDDRAASGGAGPRYVLPDDG
- a CDS encoding manganese-dependent inorganic pyrophosphatase, which produces MSTLIFGHKSPDTDSTGSPIVWSWYLNEVKGIAAEPRLLGEPNTEAAFVLKRWGFEQPEIIDDIDTDADCVIVDTNNPAELPANINNANVTAIIDHHKLVGGLETRGPIDITVRPLACTATIMIDLMGDDAARMPDPIKGAALSCILSDTLAFRSPTTTDHDIAVSRQLADDLGVDITAYSDEMFAAKSDVSRFSDAELLRMDSKEYSVGGTAFRVSVLETTSPDTVLTRKASLMQSMATVAAEDGADQVLLFVIDILKEEATLLVPNDTVKAVAEKSFNASVDGDTVVLPGIMSRKKQIIPSLSV
- a CDS encoding DMT family transporter encodes the protein MASHDLSASRTAACVLTAMFILGIADNLIRLIAADIGLHQFHLLRSLLAGCGLLAFARWRGLPLGWQRGAPVVWRGVLVGLAMYLYFASLAFLPIGTVVAGLFTAPVFVVLISRLGFKHPLRRRHVVAVALGFAGMACITLPGGGEASAILTLPVLAGFFYACANVIAREYCPDESTVVLSIAVFTALGALGAVALVGIAVLSPALPASAPAFVTLGWQPLTLQAAGLTAFHALCASLAIGLLTFAYQHGLPTRVAVLEYTLLVFASAFAWLFWREWPSALAVTGMALIALSGWLISRPGQTPQRG
- a CDS encoding mannitol dehydrogenase family protein; amino-acid sequence: MTTVLHLGLGNFHRAHQAWYTAHAPGTWSILGVSLRSASVRDALAAQGWRYTLAIKDHRGAHYETLGVLRGVLVAPESPEAVLDAVAAVDTACVTITVTEKGYTLDAEGELDTQHPDVQHDLQNASPRTLVGYLARGLARRVAQRAPAITVFSCDNLPGNGRKLQRAVARFCALAGIEVPLASIAAFPDSMVDRITPATTPALEAECEAQASGPSRAAVETERFSEWVIERRTVGTVPDWGAVGVQWVDDVAPFEQRKLRLLNGTHTLMAHLGRWRGHTYVHEAIADPVVEAAVDDLMAEAVDTLVGTAADGVVAYCSALKTRYANPALRHALAQIAVDSSIKLGVRVAPVLLERAARGLPSPACYRALAAWVAQSAADIAQGVGVADPARSTLQAALDAGRSRNDQVRAAVSLVASALDTEAHVDNVVSAWPAPPT
- the uxaC gene encoding glucuronate isomerase; its protein translation is MATPVLALDTGATALYETVADLPIVSPHGHCDPHWFAGDSPFSDPAALLVTPDHYVFRLLYSHGVSLGALGIGPGAESDPRTVFRRFASHWHHFLGTPSGLWIGHTLRTQFGYDGALNDETADTVYDRIDAALQTPALRPRALIEQMDVRVLATTDGALDDLAAHARVAAETRGWRMVPTFRPDSVVNPEHPRFDTDLAALESLTDLAIIDIRSWCDALRARRAHFLAHGATATDHDVPHLHTQWLAEEQANRLFSRVRAGQASVAQRRELYGHMLVELALMSRDDGLVMQLHVGATRSTNRALAEAYGPDMGADIPHRADWVGGLDALLNVVGNDPSMRLIAFSLDESAYARELAPMAGHWPALRLGPPWWFHDSPNGIARFFDQVVETAGYGNLAGFNDDTRAFLSIPARHDLWRRCVANHLAGQVARGHFGRTDAEVLARRLSVDLAVDAYCLGPVMQAIDAERAA
- the uxuA gene encoding mannonate dehydratase, with amino-acid sequence MHEFSEAPMQQTWRWFGPDTDPVHVQHMLQAGVEAVVTALYDVPNGEVWTEPAIRARQAALQQRTDGGEGGLAWSVVESLPVSDAIKRKAADFSRHAANYRTSLENLHACGIDTVCYNLMPVLDWTRTSLRKRLPHGGTTMAFDLVEFAVFDIHLLAREGAADDFDDATVAAADARLSTLSEEDKQTLINNVVAGLPGANDQLSLGEVRDMLAAWQCVDAATLRANATDFLAEVVPTAERLGMRLCCHPDDPPFALLGLPRILSTEADYRWLVDAVPSAANGITFCTGSLGVSPGFDPVGFVERLGSHIHFVHLRTTRRDGPVGGGKVSFFEDEHLAGDTDLVATLGALLDEEARRRAAGRDDHTIPFRPDHGHDLLDDLGRDGMPGYPLIGRLRGLAELRGAMAAFTHSRASI
- a CDS encoding ATP-binding protein, producing the protein MSLRLKTILGVAAIEAVLLALLVTTVLNFMRSDSEQALIQRAETASALFATTTKDAVLSFDLASLDAFTLEALKNPGMVYARVVGSDGSVFAEAGDAEALTRPFESDATLEGVTDGVFDQSAAIEEGGVTYGQVQLGLSTDSIAVALAEARKLAGSIALAEMGLVALFSFFLGTYLTHQLKALHRGAQQISEGELEVDVPVRGRDEVADVAVAFNAMVGNLRETRKRRDQYDRELEELNRTLEDRVARRTLSLQEKNDELSDAYETIKSAQAQLLQSEKMASVGQLAAGVAHEINNPVGFINSNLETLRDYIVLYQGLIARYAELAQLDDADARAALAADIATLEDDEDFDFVNDDIRSLLSDSIEGAKRVREIVQGMKNFSHADSTEREWVDVNACVDSALKVAANELKYKCEVITSLADIPAVHCNAGQLNQVVLNLIVNASHAIEERGAITVTTEHQGDAVSIAIADTGTGIEQAHLDKLFEPFFTTKPVGQGTGLGLAIVYGIVTDHGGEISVDSELGRGTTFTIRLPIQAGASEPVAA
- a CDS encoding phosphate/phosphite/phosphonate ABC transporter substrate-binding protein is translated as MKKTPFVAAALCLTLSGVIKAETVTFSVVPQQSASKLARLWTPIVVYLSEKTGHDVRFTTAKDIPTFEQRLSEGQYDLAYMNPYHYTVFSASPGYEAFARQQDKRIKGIMIVRKDSPVTELEELEGEKLAFPSPAAFAASVLPRSHLRSEAIDFTPQYVSSHDSVYLGVARGLFPAGGGVMRTFNNTDQAVRDQLKVLWTTKTYTPHAFAAHPRVPQAVVDDIAQAMLDMNSDPKGQALLKSINFTGMQTAVNADWNDVRGLGIELLADLVQ